In one Cyprinus carpio isolate SPL01 chromosome B2, ASM1834038v1, whole genome shotgun sequence genomic region, the following are encoded:
- the LOC109105835 gene encoding protein SMG7-like isoform X1 codes for MNLCAQYLRQVEALKADMTDSKLGAAEVWTSRQALQDLYQKMLVTDLEYALDKKVEQDLWNHAFKNQITTLQSQAKNRANPNRSEVQANLSLFLEAASGFYTQLLQELCTVFNVDLPCRVKSSQLGIISNKQSSTSAIVKPQPSSCSYICQHCLVHLGDIARYRNQTSQAESYYRHAAQLVPSNGQPYNQLAILASSKGDHLTTIFYYCRSIAVKFPFPAASTNLQKALSKALESRDEVKTKWSVSDFIKAFIKFHGHVYLCKSLDKLNTLREKLEEQFQRLILQKAFSSQQLVHITVINLFELHHLRDFNNEADEHNYSSDEQISWFQLLGLFMSFLGVMLSRALLNKNREEIMGECPLPAIKVSLDWLRLRPSVFNESAMDKRQYIWPWLVSILNSFQPKEEDVSNVSVIPLPEEFELQGFLALRPALRMLDFSKGHQGIVIGKESLLIHARHQRLISLGKWVADNQPQLIQCRISDGLLLFITDITEMVVEEPLEKDTPVLQESSNGEQTPNDSTQGLKSVLSAGKNQNSGLDGSERPVVTFKENIKPREQSREPNRNQHQRDAVKDRAGFNKGNGIQGKNEQKKEVKRKSEVKKNSHDKTVDAGKQVKTQTEMRKTPVSEARKTPVTQTQTTCSSQFIPIHHPGAFPPLPSRPGFPPPAYVIPPPVAFSMSPGFTFPTGVSVPAPFLQTASHPQSANPVQTGKPSHIPYSQQRPSGPGPLNQGPPQPQQTQPSQQALQQSVQLQVQQQQQQQQSPTKQSSQLGKSPPHHHSMQQSYMQVAEQPGQMWNQHQTQPTMQKMPMQMPVKQPFFMPTQDPMKLFEHPMSMQPPQPSMDKKMKFPEVKMQDFYWEPSYHIGGEGRSGMGDRMGKRQPGVFCPDQENMPRGPPYEDNKSSPLLPPDLLKTLADFEEEEELLFTKPHDFYQALAGPLNSAPGRNMFLPNQSRLDSGADVIGQSSLLPRFSIQESSYQNSIFSEAYGKNMAPASKPDVPMMHQEPSLYSLFEGTPWSPSLPASSDHSTPASQSPHSSNPSSLPSSPPTHSHSSLPISNFGPIGTPDSRDRRGNDRWKADKTGVSGFGLDYLPSASSSSVPDTNSWHQGAPTSSWAAQDMPMEDSSTVLLDSFKSIWSSSMMQPGPSALEQLLMQQKQKQQRGHGNMNPPH; via the exons GCAGGTAGAGGCCCTGAAGGCTGACATGACAG ATTCAAAGCTTGGTGCCGCGGAGGTCTGGACATCACGGCAGGCTCTTCAGGACTTGTACCAGAAAATGCTGGTTACGGACCTGGAGTACGCCCTGGACAAGAAAGTGGAACAAGATCT CTGGAACCATGCTTTTAAGAATCAAATAACCACACTACAGAGTCAGGCTAAGAACAGGGCCAACCCCAATCGAAGTGAAGTACAGGCCAATCTCTCCCTGTTTCTTGAGGCAGCTAGTGGATTCTACACACAA CTGTTGCAGGAGCTGTGCACGGTGTTTAATGTGGACTTGCCTTGCCGTGTGAAATCATCTCAGCTTGGCATCATCAGCAATAAACAGAGCAGCACCAGCGCCATAGTGAAGCCCCAACCCAGCTCCTGTTCCTACATCTGCCAGCACTGTCTTGTACATCTTGGAGATATTG CACGTTATCGGAACCAAACCAGCCAGGCTGAGTCGTACTATAGACATGCAGCTCAACTTGTTCCCTCAAATG GTCAACCTTACAATCAACTGGCCATCCTGGCTTCCTCAAAAGGAGACCACCTCACAACAATCTTCTACTACTGCAGGAGCATTGCTGTCAAATTCCCCTTTCCTGCTGCCTCCACCAACCTACAGAAAGCTCTTTCCAAGGCCCTTGAGAG CCGTGATGAGGTCAAAACAAAATGGAGCGTGTCTGATTTTATTAAGGCCTTCATCAAGTTCCACGGCCATGTTTATCTCTGCAAAAGCTTGGATAAGTTGAACACCTTGAGAGAGAAATTAGAGGAGCAGTTCCAG AGGCTAATTCTGCAGAAAGCGTTTAGCTCCCAGCAGCTGGTCCACATCACAGTGATAAACCTGTTTGAACTGCACCACCTCCGAGACTTCAACAATGAGGCAGATGAGCACAACTACAGCTCAGACGAGCAGATCAGCTGGTTCCAACTCCTCGGCCTCTTCA TGTCTTTTCTGGGCGTGATGCTAAGCCGAGCTTTACTCAATAAGAACCGAGAGGAGATCATGGGAGAGTGCCCTCTTCCTGCCATCAAAGTGTCTCTGGATTGGTTGAGGCTTCGACCGAGTGTGTTTAATGAAAGTGCCATGGACAAGCGACAGTA CATCTGGCCATGGCTGGTGTCCATCCTGAACAGCTTTCAGCCAAAGGAGGAGGATGTGTCAAATGTGTCAG tgatTCCCCTGCCAGAGGAGTTTGAACTACAAGGGTTTCTGGCCCTTCGGCCTGCTCTGCG AATGCTAGACTTCTCTAAAGGGCATCAGGGTATCGTGATTGGCAAAGAGAGCTTGTTAATTCATGCCCGACACCAGAGACTCATCAGCCTGGGCAAGTGGGTGGCTGACAACCAACCGCA GTTGATCCAGTGTCGCATAAGTGATGGCCTTCTGCTGTTCATCACTGATATCACTGAGATGGTGGTGGAAGAGCCACTGGAAAAAGACACCCCAGTCCTCCAGGAGTCATCTAATGGGGAGCAGACACCTAACGACAGCACACAGGGCCTGAAGTCGGTCCTCTCGGCAGGAAAGAACCAGAACAGCGGGCTGGATGGCAGTGAGAGACCTGTTGTCACCTTCAAAGAGAACATCAAACCTCGAGAGCAGAGTAGAGAACCGAACCGGAACCAGCACCAGAGGGATGCAGTGAAAGACAGAGCTGGATTTAATAAAGGAAATGGAATACAAGGGAAGAACGAACAGAAGAAAGAGGTCAAGAGAAAGAGCGAGGTGAAGAAAAACAGTCATGATAAAACAGTGGATGCTGGGAAACAG GTGAAGACTCAGACTGAGATGAGGAAGACTCCAGTGTCTGAGGCGAGGAAGACTCCAGTCACACAGACTCAAACCACATGCTCTTCACAGTTTATCCCAATCCACCACCCAGGAGCTTTCCCCCCTCTGCCCAGCAGACCAG GTTTCCCCCCTCCGGCATACGTGATCCCTCCTCCTGTGGCATTCTCCATGAGCCCGGGTTTTACCTTCCCAACAGGTGTATCCGTACCtgcacccttcctccagactgcTTCCCATCCTCAATCTGCCAATCCAGTGCAGACTGGGAAACCCTCACACATTCCCTACAGCCAGCAGAGGCCCTCAGGCCCTGGACCCCTAAACCAAGGCCCTCCACAGCCTCAGCAGACACAGCCGTCCCAACAGGCCTTGCAACAATCTGTACAGCTTCAAgtacagcaacaacaacaacagcagcagtcgCCCACAAAGCAGAGCTCTCAGCTTGGTAAAAGTCCGCCACATCATCACAGCATGCAACAG TCTTACATGCAGGTGGCTGAACAGCCTGGTCAAATGTGGAACCAGCACCAAACTCAGCCCACCATGCAGAAGATGCCCATGCAGATGCCAGTCAAACAGCCTTTCTTCATGCCCACCCAAGACCCAATGAAACTCTTTGAACACCCCATGAGCATGCAGCCCCCTCAGCCCAGCATGGACAAGAAGATGAAGTTTCCGGAGGTCAAAATGCAAGATTTCTATTGGGAGCCTTCTTACCACATAGGAGGAGAGGGCAGGAGCGGAATGGGGGACAGAATGGGCAAACGTCAGCCTGGAGTCTTCTGCCCCGACCAGGAGAACATGCCCAGAGGCCCTCCATATGAA GACAACAAGAGCTCCCCTCTTCTGCCCCCAGACCTGTTAAAGACTCTGGCGGActttgaggaggaggaggaattgcTCTTTACTAAACCTCATGATTTCTACCAGGCCTTGGCCGGCCCTCTTAATTCTGCTCCTGGAAGGAACATGTTT TTGCCGAATCAGTCACGACTAGACAGTGGAGCTGATGTCATTGGCCAGTCCTCTCTTCTCCCCCGATTTTCCATTCAG GAGAGCTCCTACCAGAACAGCATTTTTAGCGAGGCCTATGGTAAAAATATGGCTCCTGCGTCTAAGCCAGATGTACCCATGATGCACCAGGAGCCTTCACTCTACTCCCTGTTTGAAGGAACTCCATGGTCCCCCTCCCTTCCTGCTAGCTCAG ATCACTCTACACCAGCCAGTCAGTCCCCTCACTCTTCTAACCCAAGCAGCCTACCTTCATCACCACCCACCCACAGCCACAGCTCCCTACCCATCTCCAACTTCGGCCCTATTGGGACACCTGACAGCAGAGACCGCCGAGGAAACGATCGCTGGAAGGCTGATAAGACTG GTGTGAGCGGCTTTGGGTTGGACTACCTGCCGTCTGCCTCGTCCTCCTCTGTGCCAGATACCAACAGCTGGCACCAGGGGGCGCCAACCAGCAGCTGGGCGGCCCAGGACATGCCAATGGAGGACTCCTCCACCGTCCTCCTTGACAGTTTCAAG TCAATCTGGTCGAGCTCTATGATGCAGCCCGGTCCGTCTGCTCTGGAGCAGCTCCTGATGCAGCAGAAACAGAAGCAGCAGCGCGGCCACGGCAACATGAACCCGCCACACTGA
- the LOC109105835 gene encoding protein SMG7-like isoform X2: MNLCAQYLRQVEALKADMTDSKLGAAEVWTSRQALQDLYQKMLVTDLEYALDKKVEQDLWNHAFKNQITTLQSQAKNRANPNRSEVQANLSLFLEAASGFYTQLLQELCTVFNVDLPCRVKSSQLGIISNKQSSTSAIVKPQPSSCSYICQHCLVHLGDIARYRNQTSQAESYYRHAAQLVPSNGQPYNQLAILASSKGDHLTTIFYYCRSIAVKFPFPAASTNLQKALSKALESRDEVKTKWSVSDFIKAFIKFHGHVYLCKSLDKLNTLREKLEEQFQRLILQKAFSSQQLVHITVINLFELHHLRDFNNEADEHNYSSDEQISWFQLLGLFMSFLGVMLSRALLNKNREEIMGECPLPAIKVSLDWLRLRPSVFNESAMDKRQYIWPWLVSILNSFQPKEEDVSNVSVIPLPEEFELQGFLALRPALRMLDFSKGHQGIVIGKESLLIHARHQRLISLGKWVADNQPQLIQCRISDGLLLFITDITEMVVEEPLEKDTPVLQESSNGEQTPNDSTQGLKSVLSAGKNQNSGLDGSERPVVTFKENIKPREQSREPNRNQHQRDAVKDRAGFNKGNGIQGKNEQKKEVKRKSEVKKNSHDKTVDAGKQTQTEMRKTPVSEARKTPVTQTQTTCSSQFIPIHHPGAFPPLPSRPGFPPPAYVIPPPVAFSMSPGFTFPTGVSVPAPFLQTASHPQSANPVQTGKPSHIPYSQQRPSGPGPLNQGPPQPQQTQPSQQALQQSVQLQVQQQQQQQQSPTKQSSQLGKSPPHHHSMQQSYMQVAEQPGQMWNQHQTQPTMQKMPMQMPVKQPFFMPTQDPMKLFEHPMSMQPPQPSMDKKMKFPEVKMQDFYWEPSYHIGGEGRSGMGDRMGKRQPGVFCPDQENMPRGPPYEDNKSSPLLPPDLLKTLADFEEEEELLFTKPHDFYQALAGPLNSAPGRNMFLPNQSRLDSGADVIGQSSLLPRFSIQESSYQNSIFSEAYGKNMAPASKPDVPMMHQEPSLYSLFEGTPWSPSLPASSDHSTPASQSPHSSNPSSLPSSPPTHSHSSLPISNFGPIGTPDSRDRRGNDRWKADKTGVSGFGLDYLPSASSSSVPDTNSWHQGAPTSSWAAQDMPMEDSSTVLLDSFKSIWSSSMMQPGPSALEQLLMQQKQKQQRGHGNMNPPH, from the exons GCAGGTAGAGGCCCTGAAGGCTGACATGACAG ATTCAAAGCTTGGTGCCGCGGAGGTCTGGACATCACGGCAGGCTCTTCAGGACTTGTACCAGAAAATGCTGGTTACGGACCTGGAGTACGCCCTGGACAAGAAAGTGGAACAAGATCT CTGGAACCATGCTTTTAAGAATCAAATAACCACACTACAGAGTCAGGCTAAGAACAGGGCCAACCCCAATCGAAGTGAAGTACAGGCCAATCTCTCCCTGTTTCTTGAGGCAGCTAGTGGATTCTACACACAA CTGTTGCAGGAGCTGTGCACGGTGTTTAATGTGGACTTGCCTTGCCGTGTGAAATCATCTCAGCTTGGCATCATCAGCAATAAACAGAGCAGCACCAGCGCCATAGTGAAGCCCCAACCCAGCTCCTGTTCCTACATCTGCCAGCACTGTCTTGTACATCTTGGAGATATTG CACGTTATCGGAACCAAACCAGCCAGGCTGAGTCGTACTATAGACATGCAGCTCAACTTGTTCCCTCAAATG GTCAACCTTACAATCAACTGGCCATCCTGGCTTCCTCAAAAGGAGACCACCTCACAACAATCTTCTACTACTGCAGGAGCATTGCTGTCAAATTCCCCTTTCCTGCTGCCTCCACCAACCTACAGAAAGCTCTTTCCAAGGCCCTTGAGAG CCGTGATGAGGTCAAAACAAAATGGAGCGTGTCTGATTTTATTAAGGCCTTCATCAAGTTCCACGGCCATGTTTATCTCTGCAAAAGCTTGGATAAGTTGAACACCTTGAGAGAGAAATTAGAGGAGCAGTTCCAG AGGCTAATTCTGCAGAAAGCGTTTAGCTCCCAGCAGCTGGTCCACATCACAGTGATAAACCTGTTTGAACTGCACCACCTCCGAGACTTCAACAATGAGGCAGATGAGCACAACTACAGCTCAGACGAGCAGATCAGCTGGTTCCAACTCCTCGGCCTCTTCA TGTCTTTTCTGGGCGTGATGCTAAGCCGAGCTTTACTCAATAAGAACCGAGAGGAGATCATGGGAGAGTGCCCTCTTCCTGCCATCAAAGTGTCTCTGGATTGGTTGAGGCTTCGACCGAGTGTGTTTAATGAAAGTGCCATGGACAAGCGACAGTA CATCTGGCCATGGCTGGTGTCCATCCTGAACAGCTTTCAGCCAAAGGAGGAGGATGTGTCAAATGTGTCAG tgatTCCCCTGCCAGAGGAGTTTGAACTACAAGGGTTTCTGGCCCTTCGGCCTGCTCTGCG AATGCTAGACTTCTCTAAAGGGCATCAGGGTATCGTGATTGGCAAAGAGAGCTTGTTAATTCATGCCCGACACCAGAGACTCATCAGCCTGGGCAAGTGGGTGGCTGACAACCAACCGCA GTTGATCCAGTGTCGCATAAGTGATGGCCTTCTGCTGTTCATCACTGATATCACTGAGATGGTGGTGGAAGAGCCACTGGAAAAAGACACCCCAGTCCTCCAGGAGTCATCTAATGGGGAGCAGACACCTAACGACAGCACACAGGGCCTGAAGTCGGTCCTCTCGGCAGGAAAGAACCAGAACAGCGGGCTGGATGGCAGTGAGAGACCTGTTGTCACCTTCAAAGAGAACATCAAACCTCGAGAGCAGAGTAGAGAACCGAACCGGAACCAGCACCAGAGGGATGCAGTGAAAGACAGAGCTGGATTTAATAAAGGAAATGGAATACAAGGGAAGAACGAACAGAAGAAAGAGGTCAAGAGAAAGAGCGAGGTGAAGAAAAACAGTCATGATAAAACAGTGGATGCTGGGAAACAG ACTCAGACTGAGATGAGGAAGACTCCAGTGTCTGAGGCGAGGAAGACTCCAGTCACACAGACTCAAACCACATGCTCTTCACAGTTTATCCCAATCCACCACCCAGGAGCTTTCCCCCCTCTGCCCAGCAGACCAG GTTTCCCCCCTCCGGCATACGTGATCCCTCCTCCTGTGGCATTCTCCATGAGCCCGGGTTTTACCTTCCCAACAGGTGTATCCGTACCtgcacccttcctccagactgcTTCCCATCCTCAATCTGCCAATCCAGTGCAGACTGGGAAACCCTCACACATTCCCTACAGCCAGCAGAGGCCCTCAGGCCCTGGACCCCTAAACCAAGGCCCTCCACAGCCTCAGCAGACACAGCCGTCCCAACAGGCCTTGCAACAATCTGTACAGCTTCAAgtacagcaacaacaacaacagcagcagtcgCCCACAAAGCAGAGCTCTCAGCTTGGTAAAAGTCCGCCACATCATCACAGCATGCAACAG TCTTACATGCAGGTGGCTGAACAGCCTGGTCAAATGTGGAACCAGCACCAAACTCAGCCCACCATGCAGAAGATGCCCATGCAGATGCCAGTCAAACAGCCTTTCTTCATGCCCACCCAAGACCCAATGAAACTCTTTGAACACCCCATGAGCATGCAGCCCCCTCAGCCCAGCATGGACAAGAAGATGAAGTTTCCGGAGGTCAAAATGCAAGATTTCTATTGGGAGCCTTCTTACCACATAGGAGGAGAGGGCAGGAGCGGAATGGGGGACAGAATGGGCAAACGTCAGCCTGGAGTCTTCTGCCCCGACCAGGAGAACATGCCCAGAGGCCCTCCATATGAA GACAACAAGAGCTCCCCTCTTCTGCCCCCAGACCTGTTAAAGACTCTGGCGGActttgaggaggaggaggaattgcTCTTTACTAAACCTCATGATTTCTACCAGGCCTTGGCCGGCCCTCTTAATTCTGCTCCTGGAAGGAACATGTTT TTGCCGAATCAGTCACGACTAGACAGTGGAGCTGATGTCATTGGCCAGTCCTCTCTTCTCCCCCGATTTTCCATTCAG GAGAGCTCCTACCAGAACAGCATTTTTAGCGAGGCCTATGGTAAAAATATGGCTCCTGCGTCTAAGCCAGATGTACCCATGATGCACCAGGAGCCTTCACTCTACTCCCTGTTTGAAGGAACTCCATGGTCCCCCTCCCTTCCTGCTAGCTCAG ATCACTCTACACCAGCCAGTCAGTCCCCTCACTCTTCTAACCCAAGCAGCCTACCTTCATCACCACCCACCCACAGCCACAGCTCCCTACCCATCTCCAACTTCGGCCCTATTGGGACACCTGACAGCAGAGACCGCCGAGGAAACGATCGCTGGAAGGCTGATAAGACTG GTGTGAGCGGCTTTGGGTTGGACTACCTGCCGTCTGCCTCGTCCTCCTCTGTGCCAGATACCAACAGCTGGCACCAGGGGGCGCCAACCAGCAGCTGGGCGGCCCAGGACATGCCAATGGAGGACTCCTCCACCGTCCTCCTTGACAGTTTCAAG TCAATCTGGTCGAGCTCTATGATGCAGCCCGGTCCGTCTGCTCTGGAGCAGCTCCTGATGCAGCAGAAACAGAAGCAGCAGCGCGGCCACGGCAACATGAACCCGCCACACTGA
- the LOC109105835 gene encoding protein SMG7-like isoform X3: MNLCAQYLRQVEALKADMTDSKLGAAEVWTSRQALQDLYQKMLVTDLEYALDKKVEQDLWNHAFKNQITTLQSQAKNRANPNRSEVQANLSLFLEAASGFYTQLLQELCTVFNVDLPCRVKSSQLGIISNKQSSTSAIVKPQPSSCSYICQHCLVHLGDIARYRNQTSQAESYYRHAAQLVPSNGQPYNQLAILASSKGDHLTTIFYYCRSIAVKFPFPAASTNLQKALSKALESRDEVKTKWSVSDFIKAFIKFHGHVYLCKSLDKLNTLREKLEEQFQRLILQKAFSSQQLVHITVINLFELHHLRDFNNEADEHNYSSDEQISWFQLLGLFMSFLGVMLSRALLNKNREEIMGECPLPAIKVSLDWLRLRPSVFNESAMDKRQYIWPWLVSILNSFQPKEEDVSNVSVIPLPEEFELQGFLALRPALRMLDFSKGHQGIVIGKESLLIHARHQRLISLGKWVADNQPQLIQCRISDGLLLFITDITEMVVEEPLEKDTPVLQESSNGEQTPNDSTQGLKSVLSAGKNQNSGLDGSERPVVTFKENIKPREQSREPNRNQHQRDAVKDRAGFNKGNGIQGKNEQKKEVKRKSEVKKNSHDKTVDAGKQVKTQTEMRKTPVSEARKTPVTQTQTTCSSQFIPIHHPGAFPPLPSRPGFPPPAYVIPPPVAFSMSPGFTFPTGVSVPAPFLQTASHPQSANPVQTGKPSHIPYSQQRPSGPGPLNQGPPQPQQTQPSQQALQQSVQLQVQQQQQQQQSPTKQSSQLGKSPPHHHSMQQSYMQVAEQPGQMWNQHQTQPTMQKMPMQMPVKQPFFMPTQDPMKLFEHPMSMQPPQPSMDKKMKFPEVKMQDFYWEPSYHIGGEGRSGMGDRMGKRQPGVFCPDQENMPRGPPYELPNQSRLDSGADVIGQSSLLPRFSIQESSYQNSIFSEAYGKNMAPASKPDVPMMHQEPSLYSLFEGTPWSPSLPASSDHSTPASQSPHSSNPSSLPSSPPTHSHSSLPISNFGPIGTPDSRDRRGNDRWKADKTGVSGFGLDYLPSASSSSVPDTNSWHQGAPTSSWAAQDMPMEDSSTVLLDSFKSIWSSSMMQPGPSALEQLLMQQKQKQQRGHGNMNPPH; the protein is encoded by the exons GCAGGTAGAGGCCCTGAAGGCTGACATGACAG ATTCAAAGCTTGGTGCCGCGGAGGTCTGGACATCACGGCAGGCTCTTCAGGACTTGTACCAGAAAATGCTGGTTACGGACCTGGAGTACGCCCTGGACAAGAAAGTGGAACAAGATCT CTGGAACCATGCTTTTAAGAATCAAATAACCACACTACAGAGTCAGGCTAAGAACAGGGCCAACCCCAATCGAAGTGAAGTACAGGCCAATCTCTCCCTGTTTCTTGAGGCAGCTAGTGGATTCTACACACAA CTGTTGCAGGAGCTGTGCACGGTGTTTAATGTGGACTTGCCTTGCCGTGTGAAATCATCTCAGCTTGGCATCATCAGCAATAAACAGAGCAGCACCAGCGCCATAGTGAAGCCCCAACCCAGCTCCTGTTCCTACATCTGCCAGCACTGTCTTGTACATCTTGGAGATATTG CACGTTATCGGAACCAAACCAGCCAGGCTGAGTCGTACTATAGACATGCAGCTCAACTTGTTCCCTCAAATG GTCAACCTTACAATCAACTGGCCATCCTGGCTTCCTCAAAAGGAGACCACCTCACAACAATCTTCTACTACTGCAGGAGCATTGCTGTCAAATTCCCCTTTCCTGCTGCCTCCACCAACCTACAGAAAGCTCTTTCCAAGGCCCTTGAGAG CCGTGATGAGGTCAAAACAAAATGGAGCGTGTCTGATTTTATTAAGGCCTTCATCAAGTTCCACGGCCATGTTTATCTCTGCAAAAGCTTGGATAAGTTGAACACCTTGAGAGAGAAATTAGAGGAGCAGTTCCAG AGGCTAATTCTGCAGAAAGCGTTTAGCTCCCAGCAGCTGGTCCACATCACAGTGATAAACCTGTTTGAACTGCACCACCTCCGAGACTTCAACAATGAGGCAGATGAGCACAACTACAGCTCAGACGAGCAGATCAGCTGGTTCCAACTCCTCGGCCTCTTCA TGTCTTTTCTGGGCGTGATGCTAAGCCGAGCTTTACTCAATAAGAACCGAGAGGAGATCATGGGAGAGTGCCCTCTTCCTGCCATCAAAGTGTCTCTGGATTGGTTGAGGCTTCGACCGAGTGTGTTTAATGAAAGTGCCATGGACAAGCGACAGTA CATCTGGCCATGGCTGGTGTCCATCCTGAACAGCTTTCAGCCAAAGGAGGAGGATGTGTCAAATGTGTCAG tgatTCCCCTGCCAGAGGAGTTTGAACTACAAGGGTTTCTGGCCCTTCGGCCTGCTCTGCG AATGCTAGACTTCTCTAAAGGGCATCAGGGTATCGTGATTGGCAAAGAGAGCTTGTTAATTCATGCCCGACACCAGAGACTCATCAGCCTGGGCAAGTGGGTGGCTGACAACCAACCGCA GTTGATCCAGTGTCGCATAAGTGATGGCCTTCTGCTGTTCATCACTGATATCACTGAGATGGTGGTGGAAGAGCCACTGGAAAAAGACACCCCAGTCCTCCAGGAGTCATCTAATGGGGAGCAGACACCTAACGACAGCACACAGGGCCTGAAGTCGGTCCTCTCGGCAGGAAAGAACCAGAACAGCGGGCTGGATGGCAGTGAGAGACCTGTTGTCACCTTCAAAGAGAACATCAAACCTCGAGAGCAGAGTAGAGAACCGAACCGGAACCAGCACCAGAGGGATGCAGTGAAAGACAGAGCTGGATTTAATAAAGGAAATGGAATACAAGGGAAGAACGAACAGAAGAAAGAGGTCAAGAGAAAGAGCGAGGTGAAGAAAAACAGTCATGATAAAACAGTGGATGCTGGGAAACAG GTGAAGACTCAGACTGAGATGAGGAAGACTCCAGTGTCTGAGGCGAGGAAGACTCCAGTCACACAGACTCAAACCACATGCTCTTCACAGTTTATCCCAATCCACCACCCAGGAGCTTTCCCCCCTCTGCCCAGCAGACCAG GTTTCCCCCCTCCGGCATACGTGATCCCTCCTCCTGTGGCATTCTCCATGAGCCCGGGTTTTACCTTCCCAACAGGTGTATCCGTACCtgcacccttcctccagactgcTTCCCATCCTCAATCTGCCAATCCAGTGCAGACTGGGAAACCCTCACACATTCCCTACAGCCAGCAGAGGCCCTCAGGCCCTGGACCCCTAAACCAAGGCCCTCCACAGCCTCAGCAGACACAGCCGTCCCAACAGGCCTTGCAACAATCTGTACAGCTTCAAgtacagcaacaacaacaacagcagcagtcgCCCACAAAGCAGAGCTCTCAGCTTGGTAAAAGTCCGCCACATCATCACAGCATGCAACAG TCTTACATGCAGGTGGCTGAACAGCCTGGTCAAATGTGGAACCAGCACCAAACTCAGCCCACCATGCAGAAGATGCCCATGCAGATGCCAGTCAAACAGCCTTTCTTCATGCCCACCCAAGACCCAATGAAACTCTTTGAACACCCCATGAGCATGCAGCCCCCTCAGCCCAGCATGGACAAGAAGATGAAGTTTCCGGAGGTCAAAATGCAAGATTTCTATTGGGAGCCTTCTTACCACATAGGAGGAGAGGGCAGGAGCGGAATGGGGGACAGAATGGGCAAACGTCAGCCTGGAGTCTTCTGCCCCGACCAGGAGAACATGCCCAGAGGCCCTCCATATGAA TTGCCGAATCAGTCACGACTAGACAGTGGAGCTGATGTCATTGGCCAGTCCTCTCTTCTCCCCCGATTTTCCATTCAG GAGAGCTCCTACCAGAACAGCATTTTTAGCGAGGCCTATGGTAAAAATATGGCTCCTGCGTCTAAGCCAGATGTACCCATGATGCACCAGGAGCCTTCACTCTACTCCCTGTTTGAAGGAACTCCATGGTCCCCCTCCCTTCCTGCTAGCTCAG ATCACTCTACACCAGCCAGTCAGTCCCCTCACTCTTCTAACCCAAGCAGCCTACCTTCATCACCACCCACCCACAGCCACAGCTCCCTACCCATCTCCAACTTCGGCCCTATTGGGACACCTGACAGCAGAGACCGCCGAGGAAACGATCGCTGGAAGGCTGATAAGACTG GTGTGAGCGGCTTTGGGTTGGACTACCTGCCGTCTGCCTCGTCCTCCTCTGTGCCAGATACCAACAGCTGGCACCAGGGGGCGCCAACCAGCAGCTGGGCGGCCCAGGACATGCCAATGGAGGACTCCTCCACCGTCCTCCTTGACAGTTTCAAG TCAATCTGGTCGAGCTCTATGATGCAGCCCGGTCCGTCTGCTCTGGAGCAGCTCCTGATGCAGCAGAAACAGAAGCAGCAGCGCGGCCACGGCAACATGAACCCGCCACACTGA